Proteins from a genomic interval of Chanodichthys erythropterus isolate Z2021 chromosome 6, ASM2448905v1, whole genome shotgun sequence:
- the LOC137021534 gene encoding red-sensitive opsin, whose protein sequence is MAEQWGEAIFAARRKGDETTRESMFTYTNSNNTRDPFEGPNYHIAPRWVYNLSTCWMLFVVVASTFTNGLVLVATAKFKKLRHPLNWILVNLAIADLAETLLASTISVTNQFFGYFILGHPMCVFEGYTVATCGIAGLWSLTVISWERWVVVCKPFGNVKFDGKWAGGGIIFTWVWSAFWCAPPIFGWSRYWPHGLKTSCGPDVFSGSEDPGVQSYMIVLMITCCFIPLGVIIFCYLAVFMAIHAVAQQQKDSESTQKAEKEVSRMVVVMIIAYCFCWGPYTFFACFAAANPGYAFHPLAAAMPAYFAKSATIYNPIIYVFMNRQFRVCIMQLFGKKVDDGSEVSTSKTEVSSVAPA, encoded by the exons ATGGCAGAGCAATGGGGAGAAGCGATATTCGCAGCCAGGCGAAAAGGAGATGAAACAACGAGAGAATCAATGTTCACATATACTAACAGCAATAACACCAGGG ATCCCTTTGAGGGACCCAACTACCACATTGCCCCTCGATGGGTTTACAACCTATCAACATGCTGGATGCTCTTCGTGGTCGTCGCCTCAACTTTCACCAATGGCTTGGTGCTGGTGGCCACGGCCAAATTTAAGAAGCTCCGCCACCCTCTCAACTGGATCTTGGTCAACCTTGCTATAGCTGATCTAGCAGAGACTCTGTTGGCCAGCACCATTAGTGTGACCAACCAATTTTTCGGCTACTTTATCCTCGGACATCCCATGTGTGTTTTTGAGGGCTACACTGTAGCTACATGTG GTATCGCTGGTCTGTGGTCTCTGACTGTCATCTCTTGGGAGAGATGGGTGGTCGTCTGCAAACCATTTGGAAATGTCAAGTTTGATGGTAAATGGGCAGGTGGTGGCATCATCTTCACCTGGGTTTGGTCTGCTTTCTGGTGTGCTCCTCCCATCTTTGGCTGGAGCAG ATACTGGCCTCACGGTCTGAAGACCTCCTGCGGTCCTGATGTCTTCAGTGGAAGCGAGGATCCTGGTGTCCAGTCCTACATGATTGTCCTAATGATCACCTGTTGTTTCATCCCTCTGGGCGTCATCATTTTCTGCTACTTGGCAGTGTTCATGGCCATTCATGCT GTCGCCCAGCAGCAGAAGGATTCTGAGTCCACACAGAAGGCAGAGAAGGAAGTGTCCAGAATGGTGGTTGTCATGATCATAGCCTACTGTTTTTGCTGGGGTCCTTATACATTCTTCGCCTGCTTTGCAGCTGCAAACCCAGGCTATGCCTTCCACCCCCTGGCAGCAGCCATGCCTGCCTACTTTGCCAAGAGCGCCACCATCTACAACCCCATCATTTATGTCTTCATGAACCGACAA TTCCGCGTATGCATCATGCAGCTCTTTGGAAAGAAGGTGGATGATGGGTCTGAGGTGTCCACATCCAAGACAGAAGTATCCTCTGTGGCTCCTGCATAA
- the gnl3l gene encoding guanine nucleotide-binding protein-like 3-like protein, with product MSKARQKRAKRLGFCSKKSKDGQQSQGGKKDPGIPNVRSFKEHSQRQAELRKQRLEEQQERQRLSREKEMMKRRSLDSFQKDIQARQREFEQKEIQMQNLEKNVNFETENSRKAYCREFKKVIEAADVILEVLDARDPLGCRCPQVEQAVVQSGTNKKIVLVLNKIDLVSKDIVEKWIKYLRNEFPTVAFKSSTQQQNKNLKRSRVPVTQATQELLESSACVGADCLMKLLGNYCRNQDIKTAITVGVVGFPNVGKSSLINSLKRARACNVGATPGVTKCLQEVHLDKHIKLLDCPGIVMATSTSDAAMILRNCVKIEQLVDPIPPVEAILRRCNKKQIMDHYGIPDFQTACDFLALLARRQGKLKKGGLPDSDKAAKSVLMDWTGGRISYFTHPPETHTLPTHVSAEIVAEMGKAFDWDELEKGNLEALAECGTSDAQMGFCIATSGLTQGGQGEDLAELQMDEPSEEPELQDPVESMDADEDTEFGPMTVELKLPKTKTSGSIEAVGPKPVDLKDILDVDPLLQGQALLAANKKRKKQQKRADKLGTKLSDSLTTALNFSFSDS from the exons ATGTCCAAAGCAA GGCAAAAGCGAGCGAAACGGCTGGGGTTTTGCAGTAAAAAG TCCAAGGATGGGCAGCAGTCTCAAGGAGGGAAGAAGGACCCTGGCATACCTAATGTGCGCAGCTTCAAAGAACACAGTCAGAGACAAGCTGAACTCCGAAAACAGAGG TTGGAGGAGCAACAGGAGAGGCAGAGGTTgtcaagagagaaagagatgatGAAAAGGAGAAGTCTGGACAGTTTTCAGAAAGACATCCAGGCACGACAAAGAGAGTTTGAACAGAAG GAAATTCAAATGCAAAACCTGGAGAAGAATGTTAACTTTGAAACTGAGAACTCAAGAAAGGCATACTGCAGAGAATTTAAAAAG GTAATAGAGGCAGCAGATGTAATTTTAGAGGTTCTGGATGCCAGAGACCCCTTAGGCTGCCGCTGTCCACAGGTTGAACAGGCCGTTGTCCAAAGTGGAACCAACAAGAAAATTGTACTTGTTCTAAATAAAATTG aTTTGGTGTCCAAGGATATTGTGGAAAAATGGATCAAATATCTACGCAATGAGTTTCCTACTGTTGCTTTCAAATCCTCCACTCAGCAGCAGAACAAAAATTTG AAACGCAGTCGTGTGCCTGTGACCCAGGCTACTCAAGAGCTGCTAGAAAGCAGTGCATGTGTCGGGGCGGATTGTTTAATGAAACTATTAGGAAACTACTGCCGCAACCAAGATATAAAGACTGCCATAACTGTTGGAGTGGTtg GTTTTCCAAATGTGGGGAAAAGCAGTTTAATTAACAGCTTGAAGCGTGCTCGTGCATGTAATGTTGGAGCTACACCTGGAGTTACTAA GTGTTTACAGGAGGTCCATCTAGACAAACATATCAAACTTTTAGATTGCCCTGGTATTGTAATGGCAACCTCAACCAGCGATGCTGCCATGATCCTTCGGAACTGTGTGAAGATTGAGCAGCTGGTGGACCCAATTCCACCTGTTGAAGCCATATTGAGGCGCTGCAATAAAAAACAG ATTATGGATCATTATGGAATTCCAGACTTCCAGACAGCATGTGACTTCCTGGCCTTACTTGCCCGTCGTCAAGGCAAGCTGAAGAAAGGTGGGCTTCCTGACTCCGACAAAGCTGCCAAGAGCGTTCTTATGGATTGGACAGG GGGTCGTATCAGCTACTTCACACATCCTCCTGAGACTCACACACTGCCCACGCATGTCAGTGCTGAGATTGTAGCTGAGATGGGCAAAGCGTTTGACTGGGATGAACTGGAGAAGGGCAATCTGGAAGCACTGGCTG AGTGTGGCACATCTGATGCACAGATGGGGTTCTGTATTGCTACATCTGGATTGACACAAGGAGGTCAAGGGGAAGATCTAGCAGAGCTGCAAATGGACGAACCATCAGAAGAGCCTGAACTTCAAGACCCGGTTGAATCAATGGATGCAGATGAGGACACAGAG TTTGGACCGATGACTGTTGAGCTCAAACTTCCCAAGACAAAAACCAGTGGTTCAATTGAAGCTGTAGGCCCAAAGCCAGTGGACCTAAAAGACATCCTGGATGTTGACCCACTCCTGCAAGGTCAGGCCCTCCTGGCTGccaacaaaaaaagaaagaagcagCAAAAGAGAGCTG aTAAACTTGGCACCAAACTTTCAGATTCTCTCACCACAGCTTTGAATTTCTCCTTCTCTGACAGCTGA
- the tfe3b gene encoding transcription factor E3b — MSSRVLLRQQLMREQAQEQERREAQQQASVAQLRPTDSTPAISVTMPPMAARPPPAQVPVEVLKVQTHLENPTKYHIQQAQRQQVKQYLSTTLGNKVATQTLGVSPVPQSSSAPERVPSASSAPNSPMAHLNLGSNKEEMDDVIDDIISLESSFNDDIMSLIDSGLQLPNTLPGNLLDVYSSPGMTTPTITVSNSCPADLPNIKREYSDTDARALMKERQKKDNHNLIERRRRFNINDRIKELGALIPKSSDPEMRWNKGTILKASVDYIRKLQKEQQRAKEIEMRQKKLEQSNQALLLRIQELEMQARHHGLNSAVSPGLGTDASFLQQQILQANQSMQSGPGECQPQSHLNMGAAMAQTSPSPFLTIPPSGSPAAAAVSGPLDLDTFSFAELDEHTASDLYSEVGLSDILMDDGCTMPTVRSSDVLFSPMSPGASKTSNESSVNMEDDL, encoded by the exons ATGTCATCCCGAGTGTTGCTACGGCAACAGCTGATGCGGGAGCAGGCGCAGGAGCAGGAGAGGAGAGAGGCACAGCAGCAGGCATCTGTCGCTCAGCTCCGCCCAACAGATTCCACTCCTGCCATCTCCGTCACCATGCCACCCATGGCTGCACGCCCTCCTCCAGCTCAAGTACCGGTGGAGGTTCTGAAG GTGCAAACTCATCTTGAAAACCCAACTAAATACCACATCCAGCAGGCTCAGAGGCAGCAAGTGAAGCAGTACCTGTCCACCACGTTAGGCAATAAAGTTGCCACACAAACTCTTGGTGTATCCCCCGTTCCGCAGTCAAGCTCTGCTCCAGAGAGGGTCCCTTCTGCAAGCAGTGCTCCCAATAGCCCAATGGCACATCTTAACCTGGGCTCCAACAAAGAAGAG ATGGATGATGTAATCGACGACATCATCAGCCTTGAGTCCAGCTTCAATGATGACATCATGTCACTGATAGATTCTGGCCTACAACTCCCGAACACG CTACCAGGCAACCTTCTGGATGTCTACAGCAGTCCTGGGATGACGACCCCCACCATCACCGTCAGCAATTCCTGTCCAGCAGATCTGCCCAACATCAAAAGGGAATATTCTG ACACAGATGCTAGAGCCCTCATGAAGGAGAGGCAGAAGAAAGATAATCACAATCTCA TTGAAAGGCGGAGAAGATTCAACATAAATGACAGAATAAAGGAATTAGGGGCTCTGATACCCAAATCCAGTGATCC GGAGATGCGTTGGAACAAGGGAACCATTTTGAAGGCTTCTGTTGATTATATAAGAAAACTTCAGAAAGAGCAACAGAGGGCCAAAGAGATTGAGATGAGGCAGAAGAAACTGGAACAATCCAATCAGGCCCTGCTGCTCCGCATACAG GAATTAGAGATGCAAGCTCGTCACCATGGCCTCAACTCCGCTGTGTCTCCAGGCCTGGGCACAGACGCTTCCTTCCTTCAGCAACAGATACTACAGGCAAACCAGTCCATGCAGTCCGGCCCTGGGGAATGCCAACCTCAGAGTCACCTTAACATGGGTGCTGCCATGGCACAGACTTCCCCCTCTCCCTTCCTCACAATACCTCCCTCCGGCTCCCCTGCTGCTGCGGCAGTAAGCGGCCCTCTCGATCTGGATACGTTTAGCTTTGCGGAGCTGGACGAACATACGGCCTCTGATCTTTACTCTGAAGTGGGTCTCAGTGACATTCTTATGGATGACGGCTGCACGATGCCCACCGTCAGGTCTTCAGATGTGCTCTTTTCCCCGATGTCCCCCGGAGCCTCCAAGACCAGCAACGAGAGTAGTGTGAACATGGAGGATGACTTGTGA
- the opn1sw2 gene encoding opsin-1, short-wave-sensitive 2 has translation MKGIPEFQEDFYIPIPLDTNNISAYSPFLVPQDHLGHHGVYMAMAAFTFFLFVGGTSINALTIVCTIQFKKLRSHLNYILVNLAIANLWVSLFGSSIACYSFWNRYFILGPTACKIEGFNSTLGGMVSLWSLAVVAVERWLVICKPLGNFTFKTHHAILGCIFPWIFALAASLPPLFGWSRYIPEGLQCSCGPDWYTINNKYNNESYVMFLFCFCFAVPFGAIVFCYGQLLITLKLAAKAQADSASTQKAEREVTKMVVVMVFGFLVCWGPYATFSLWMVSHRGEAFDLRMATIPSCLSKGSAVYNPVIYVLMNKQFRSCMMKMVFGKNPEDDETSSSSQVTQVSSVAPEK, from the exons ATGAAGGGAATACCCGAGTTTCAGGAAGACTTCTACATCCCCATCCCTTTAGATACCAACAACATCTCAGCTTACAGCCCTTTCCTGGTCCCCCAGGACCACCTGGGTCACCATGGCGTGTACATGGCAATGGCTGCCTTCACATTCTTCCTTTTTGTCGGAGGGACTTCAATCAACGCCCTTACCATTGTTTGCACAATTCAATTCAAGAAACTCAGATCTCACCTTAACTATATTCTTGTGAACCTTGCCATTGCCAACCTGTGGGTGTCCCTTTTTGGTTCCTCGATAGCATGCTATTCCTTCTGGAATAGGTACTTTATTCTTGGGCCGACAGCATGTAAAATTGAGGGCTTCAATTCAACACTTGGAG GAATGGTGAGTTTGTGGTCTCTTGCTGTGGTGGCTGTTGAAAGGTGGCTGGTCATTTGCAAACCCCTTGGGAACTTTACTTTCAAGACCCATCATGCCATACTTGGCTGCATATTTCCTTGGATTTTTGCATTGGCAGCTTCACTCCCTCCACTGTTTGGCTGGAGCCG GTACATACCTGAAGGTTTGCAGTGCTCCTGTGGACCTGACTGGTATACGATTaacaacaaatacaacaacGAATCCTATGTCATGTTTTTGTTCTGCTTCTGCTTTGCGGTTCCTTTCGGCGCCATTGTGTTCTGTTATGGTCAGCTGCTCATCACACTCAAATTA GCAGCCAAAGCTCAAGCAGATTCAGCTTCGACTCAGAAGGCAGAGAGGGAGGTGACAAAGATGGTGGTGGTGATGGTGTTCGGCTTCTTGGTATGCTGGGGACCATATGCTACCTTTTCTCTGTGGATGGTTTCCCACCGTGGTGAAGCATTTGACCTGAGAATGGCAACCATACCATCCTGCCTTAGTAAAGGCTCTGCAGTGTACAATCCAGTCATCTATGTCCTAATGAACAAACAG TTCCGTTCCTGTATGATGAAGATGGTCTTTGGCAAGAATCCTGAGGATGATGAGACTTCTTCTTCATCTCAGGTCACCCAGGTCTCCTCTGTTGCGCCAGAGAAATAA